Sequence from the Schistocerca americana isolate TAMUIC-IGC-003095 chromosome 11, iqSchAmer2.1, whole genome shotgun sequence genome:
ACGTGGACCGCTCTGCACTATGCAGCGATGCAGGGGCCCACGGGTATGGTGAGGTGCCTGATTGGGAATGGGGCAGAAGTGGATGCCAGGAGCGACGCGGGGCACACGCCTCTACATTTGGCTGCCTGGAAAGGCCATGCAGCAGTGGTGCGGCTGCTGGCGGCGGCCTTCGCCGACGTCGATGCCAAGGACCAGTGGGGTAGGACGCCGCTGCACTGGGCGGCACCCTACGGCCACACAGAGGCGGCGAAGGCACTGCTGGAGGCAGGGGCCGATAGGGACGCCACGGAGGACGCAGGGAATACCGCGCTGGACTTAGCAAGAGTGAACAACCGACAATGGATGGTAGAAATCCTATCTAGCATTCCAACAAACGATTGTGATGTATACTAAATAAAGCAAGCGTTAATACACGATTTCTCCTTCTCTTTAAAATAAACCATACAAAATGTTACATCAGCAGTCATTCTTTGTAACTGTATTTTCGATCTACACCTAACTACTCCACTAACATCAGAACAAGAGactgagggaggtggtgcagtggttagcacactggactcgcattcaggaggacgatggttcaatcccacatccggccgtcctgatttagattttctgcgatttccctaaaccacatcaggcaaattctgggatggttcctttgacagggcatggctGACTACCTTCCTCATAGATCTGacaagaccaatgacctcgctggttggtctcttcccccaaatgaaCCCAACCCAACTCAGACAAGACTAACAATGTAAGATATTTACAAAGTAATGCAAGTCGTCAGAAGAAAGAGTCCATTCTCAAAAAAACAAGAGAATCCGAAAAATACGCCACGTCTCTACAATACATAATTACTGAAAAGTACTTGGTAGGAGCAGCATAGGTGCTATGTGAAACTGCTGTAAATTTCACAATATACATTATACTGCCATGTAAGCAGTATGCTCAGAAAGGAATTTTCCTATTTCTCTACTGGGCAGATAGTCCAATAATTTGTACCCATAGTTACAATGTCATGTTATTAGAAGTACTCACACTACATTATTTCAGATGCCACACAGAATTTATTCGTGTGCCTGCAGtacaaataaacacatcaaaaaatttatGCATCACCTCatttccaagagttctggaacttGTAAaacaattggaatagagatcaaaataaacatcatttccgcccattttattgctcatgaaaacgacacgttgcatgttgtaccaccatagagcgagaccttcattGGCGGTGGTCCACCCTGCTGTAATtcccagtacctctaatacccaatcaCAAGTcccctcttccattgatgcatgcatgtatttgtCGTGTCAAACTATCtgcaagttcatgaaggcactgttggtcctgatgtcccactcctcaaaggcgattcattgtagatcccttagagtggttggtgggttacatcgtccataaacagccctttccaatctgtcccaggcatgttcgcaaagattcatgactgaagaccattgctggccactctagtagagcgatgtcgttattctgaaggaagttgttcacaagatgtgcacgatgggggcgcaaattttcgtccatgaagacgaatgactcgccaacaTCCTGGGAATATGAATGCACTACGGGTtggggatggcattcacatatcatacagctgttacagcgccttccatggccacctgtGGCTTGTActgcggccccacataatgccaccccaaaacggcagggaacatccaccttgctgcactttacTGGAGAGAATGCCTAAAGCGTTCAGCGTGGccaggttgcttccaaacacgtctctgacgattgtctggttgatggcatatgcgacactcttcagtgaaaaatcctacatctacatctgcatccatactccgcaggccacctgacgatgtgtggcggagggtaccttgagtacctctatcggttctcccttctactccattctcatattattcgtggaaagaaagatgatcctgtagcgaagcacgctgctctctgttggatcttctctatctcttctatcaagcagtgggcgaacaagtgtactgctacctacgtcctttgttttcggactacatttctttaggattcttccaatgaatctcagtgtggcatctgctttaccgaagactAATTTTATATggctattccattttaaatcactcataatgcctactcccagataatttatggaattaactgcttccagttgctgacctgctatattgtagctaaatgataaaggatcttcctttctatgtattcgcagcacattacacttgtctacattgagattcaattgccattccctgcaccatgcctcaattcgttgcagatcatcctgcatttcagtacaattttccattgttacaacctcttgatatactacagcaccatccgcaaaaagcctcagtgaacttccgatgttatcctcccgttcatttatatacattgtgaatagcaatggtgctacgacactcccccgtggcacacctgaaatcagtcttacttcagaagacttctctccattgagaatcacatgatgcattctgttatctaggaactcttcgatacaatcacacaattggtctgatagtccatatgctcttacttcgttcattaaacgactgtggggaactgtatcaaacgccttgcggaagtcaagaaacacggcacccacctgggaacccgtttctatggccctctgagtctcgtggacgaatagcgcgagctgggtttcacacgatcgtctttttcgaaacccttgctgattccaacagagtagatttctattccccagaaaagccattatactcgagcataatacgtgtttcaaaattctacaacttatcgacgttagagatataggtctatagttctgcacatctgttcgacgtcccttcttgaaaatggggatgacctgtgcgcttttccaatcttttggaatgctatgctcttctagaggccTGCGGTACACCactgtaagaaggggggcaagttccttcgcgtactctgtgtaaaatcgaactggtattccatcacgcccagcagcctttcctcttttgagcgattttaattgtttttctatccctctgtcatctatttcgatatataccattttgtcatctgtgcaacaatctagagaaggaactacagtgcagtcttcctctgtgaaacagctttggaaaaagacatttaatacttggcatttagtctgtcatcctctgtttcagtaccattttgctcacagagtgtttgtacattttgttttgatccacctaccgctttgacataaggcccaaatttcttaggattttctgccaagtcagtacatagaactttactttcgaattcattgaacgcctctcgcacagccctcctcacactacatttcgatttgcgtaatttttgtttaccTGCATGGCTTTGgcaatgtttatgtttgctgtgaagttcccgttgcttccgtagcagttttctaacttggttgttgtactacagtggctcttttccatctcttacgatctttcttggcacatactcatctaatgctccctgccgccgttggataagcagctgcagcagcaagtcgtatactcctagctcactcatttgttacatagtttaattcttaatttctttgcgtgtttttggtacttgcattgtttaatttataaatttcgggcgtattatagtatttgagagttgtagcaacgcgttttagtacctgaatagtgtaaattcgcgtagtcgtttgtcttttgtttttgttttgaacggccattcagtgtgctccctgccaccgttggataagcagctgcagcagcaagtcgtatactcctagctcactcatttgttacatatattaattcttaatttctttgcgtgtttttggtacttgcattgtttaattcataaatttcgggcggattatagtatttgagagttgtaacaTCGCGTTTTAATAacggaatagtgtaaattcgcgtagtctccttccgccgccgagcagtgtcagcagtgcgcaagtagcagcattactgcatttactaggcaatcttgtattttaataaccgtttaaattttgtcgatttgtttgcgctctctgtagattagttcagacgttctttgcaaagcaGTTTTTAGCagggatagggactgcaactgctgtgttcggatgcaggctgagttggcatcccttcgctcccagcttcaggcaatgttggcttcggcacacagcttgaggctgttgccaatgggcatcactgtgggggtccggatgggggtttgtcggggacggccagctcgtcccacgcatcgcccgatcggactacgacggtggttgcccgggatactgcccgcattgaggctgatccctcacctgtggtagagtgggaggtcgtctcaaggtgtggcagggggcgaaagacattccggagggctgaacggaaggcctctccagtttgtctgacgaaccggtttcaggctgtctcaggctgatactgatcttcggcctgacatggctgcttgtcctgttccagaggttgcccctcagtctgcaagatccgggcggtcgcagagggtgggcttactggtagttgggagctccaacgtcaggcatgtaatggggccccttagggaaatggcagcaagagaggggaagaaaaccaatgtgcactccatgtgcataccggggggagtcattccagatgtggaaagggtccttccggatgccatgaagggtacagggtgcacccatctgcaggtggtcgctcatgttgccaccaatgatgtgtgtcgctatggatcagaggaaatcctctctggcttccggcggctatctgatttggtgaagactgccagtctcgctagcaggatgaaagcagagctcaccgtctgcagcatcgtcgacaggactgactccggacctttggtacagagccgagtggagggtctgaatcagaggctgagacggttcagcgaccatgtgggctgcagattcctcgacttgcgccatagggtggtggggtttcgggttctgctggataggtcaggagtccactacacgcaacaagcggctacacgggtagcaggggttgtgtggcgtgggctgggcggttgtTTAggatagatggccttgggcaagtacagaaagggcaacagcctcaatgggtgcggggcaaagtcaggacatgcggggaccaagcagcaatcggtattgtaattgtcaactgtcgaagctgcattggtaaagtaccagaacttcaagcgctgatagaaagcaccgaagatgaaatcgttataggtacagaaagctggcttaagccagagataaattctgccaaaaggtacagacgatgtttagaaaggatagattgcatgcagccggtggtggagtgttcgtcgctgttagtagtagtttatcctgtagtgaagtagaagtggatagttcctgtgaattattatgggtggaggttacactcaacaaccgagctaggttaataattggctccttttaccgacctcccgactcagcagcattagtggcagaacaactgagagaaaatttggaatacatttcacataaattttctcagcatgttatagtcttaggtggatatagactgggacattcagatgtttaggacgggtgatagggacagagcatcgagtgacattatactgagtgcactacccgaaaattacctcgagcaattagagaaccgactcgtcgagataacatcttggacctactgataacaaacagacccgaacttttcgactctttaagtgcagaacagggaatcagtgatcataaggccgttgcagcatccctgaatatggaagttaataggaatatataaaaaagggaggaaggtttatctgtttagcaagagtaatagaaggcagatttcagactacctaacagatcaaaacgacaatttctgttccgacactgacaatgttgagtgtttatggaaaaagttgaaggcaatcgtaaaatgcgttttagacaggtacgtgccgagtaaaactgtgagggacgggaaaaacccaccgtggtacaacaacaaagtttggaaactactgcgaaagcaaagagagcttcactccaagtttaaacgcagccagaacctctcaaacaaacagaagctaaacgatgtcaaagttagcgtaaggagggctatgcgtgaagcgttcagtgaattcgaaagtaaaattgtatgtaccgacttgacagaaa
This genomic interval carries:
- the LOC124553321 gene encoding ankyrin repeat domain-containing protein 65-like; the protein is MNSKVLLQAATRGSVEEVQVPLWACANVGQRPWSTWTALHYAAMQGPTGMVRCLIGNGAEVDARSDAGHTPLHLAAWKGHAAVVRLLAAAFADVDAKDQWGRTPLHWAAPYGHTEAAKALLEAGADRDATEDAGNTALDLARVNNRQWMVEILSSIPTNDCDVY